From Oncorhynchus mykiss isolate Arlee chromosome 6, USDA_OmykA_1.1, whole genome shotgun sequence, the proteins below share one genomic window:
- the star gene encoding steroidogenic acute regulatory protein, mitochondrial precursor gives MLPATFKLCAGISYRHMRNMTGLRKNAMVAIHHELNMLAGPNPSSWISHVRRRSSLLSSRIEEEQGYNEAEVSYVKQGEEALQKSISILGDQDGWTTEIIAANGDKVLSKVLPDVGKVFKLEVLLDQRSDNLYVELVGNMEQMGDWNPNVKEVKILQKIGQETMVTHEVSGPTPGNVVGPRDFVSVRCAKRRGSTCFLAGMSTQHPTMPEQRGVVRAENGPTCIVMRPSADDPNKTKFTWLLSIDLKGWIPKTIINKVLSQTQVDFANHLRQRMADNSVSMEMAAAC, from the exons ATGTTGCCTGCAACTTTCAAACTGTGCGCTGGCATCTCCTACAGACATATGAGGAACATGACAG GATTGAGGAAGAATGCGATGGTGGCCATTCACCATGAGTTGAACATGCTAGCAGGCCCCAACCCTAGCAGCTGGATCAGCCATGTCCGCCGCAGGAGCTCACTGCTCA GCTCGCGGATCGAGGAGGAGCAGGGCTACAATGAGGCGGAGGTGTCATATGTGAAGCAGGGAGAGGAGGCGCTGCAGAAGTCTATCAGCATCCTCGGCGATCAGGATGGATGGACCACTGAGATCATTGCT GCGAATGGAGACAAGGTGCTGAGTAAGGTGTTACCTGACGTGGGGAAGGTGTTTAAGCTGGAGGTGCTGTTGGACCAGCGCTCTGATAACCTCTATGTGGAGCTGGTGGGCAACATGGAGCAGATGGGAGACTGGAACCCTAACGTCAAAGAGGTCAAG ATCCTCCAGAAGATAGGTCAGGAGACCATGGTGACCCACGAGGTGTCGGGACCCACACCTGGCAACGTGGTGGGGCCGCGGGACTTCGTTAGTGTTCGCTGTGCCAAGCGCCGGGGGTCCACGTGCTTCCTTGCCGGCATGTCCACTCAGCACCCCACCATGCCCGAACAGAGGGGAGTTGTTAG GGCAGAGAACGGACCAACATGTATAGTGATGCGGCCCAGTGCCGATGACCCCAACAAGACCAAGTTCACCTGGTTGTTAAGCATAGATTTAAAG GGTTGGATCCCAAAGACCATCATAAACAAAGTACTCTCTCAGACGCAGGTGGACTTTGCCAACCACCTGAGGCAAAGGATGGCTGACAACAGTGTTTCCATGGAGATGGCAGCAGCATGCTGA
- the LOC110525939 gene encoding ELMO domain-containing protein 3 isoform X2 has translation MEEDSGVTSHTEGLNGVSHECKETEELTNGHSNHKPVINGLTPGHSVKEHANGSSLLKSLPISALKQNGLLQSLATGGEQPKTEEESAEVEQAREEWEALESIQPVVSEESSPTPLISFNEALQHFQTTDLGEVLKNIQPTIRRTGLAAITHFLFGPPRLHRELLEERDLVFAIAQCSLDNSQAVHMRVLQTIYKRLTGSKQDCPRFGTHWENVGFQGTDPATDLRGTGFLGLMHTLYLVMDPETLPLARDIYKLSQHPTQNFPFCVMSINMTRIALHALREEALSKECNRRQQVVGVLNEFYVATFLHLYQLWKSQQKTISDSGFVLKEVELFAKKNPKQMLRRLDIFLRERRSGGAPRASPDPMAQQPSPCLGERGARSEGTRGKEMHFTGVCELTPDMEGEARLI, from the exons ATGGAAGAGGACAGCGGTGTCACATCACACACGGAG GGTCTGAATGGTGTGTCACATGAATGTAAAGAGACAGAGGAGCTAACCAATGGCCACTCTAACCACAAACCT GTGATTAATGGACTGACGCCAGGTCATAGTGTCAAAGAGCACGCCAATGGCAGTTCACTGCTCAAGTCTCTGCCA ATTTCAGCTCTGAAGCAGAATGGCCTTCTGCAGTCTCTGGCTACAGGAGGAGAACAGCCCAAGACTGAAG aggAGAGTGCGGAGGTGGAGCAGGCtcgagaggagtgggaggctctaGAGAGTATCCAACCAG TGGTCAGTGAGGAGTCCAGTCctactcctctcatctcctttaaTGAGGCGTTGCAGCACTTCCAGACTACAGACCTTGGCGAGGTGCTG aAGAACATCCAGCCCACCATCCGTAGGACGGGTCTGGCCGCTATCACACACTTCCTGTTCGGCCCGCCGCGACTTCACCGAGAACTACTGGAGGAGAGGGACCTGGTCTTCGCCATCGCacagt GTTCTTTGGATAACAGTCAGGCTGTACACATGCGTGTTCTACAGACCATCTATAAGAGGCTGACAGGCAGCAAGCAGGACTGTCCTCGGTTCGGCACCCACTGGGAGAATGTGGGCTTTCAAG gtacGGACCCAGCCACAGACCTGCGTGGTACAGGTTTCCTGGGGCTGATGCACACCCTGTACCTGGTGATGGACCCTGAGACTCTGCCTCTAGCCAGAGACATCTACAAGCTGTCCCAACATCCCacacag AACTTTCCGTTCTGTGTGATGTCCATCAACATGACTCGTATCGCCCTGCATGCACTCAGAGAAGAGGCCCTCTCCAA GGAGTGTAACCGTCGACAGCAGGTAGTGGGGGTGTTGAACGAGTTCTATGTTGCCACGTTCCTGCACCTCTACCAGCTTTGGAAGAGCCAGCAGAAGACTATCTCTGACTCTGGCTTCGTCCTCAAAG AAGTGGAGCTGTTTGCCAAAAAGAACCCCAAGCAGATGCTGCGTCGGCTTGACATCTTCCTGAGGGAGAGAAGGTCGGGCGGCGCCCCCCGGGCCTCCCCAGACCCCATGGCCCAGCAACCCTCACCCTGCCTGGGGGAGAGAGGTGCCAGGTCTGAGGGAACCAGAGGCAAGGAGATGCACTTCACTGGAGTGTGTGAGCTGACCccagacatggagggagaggccAGGCTCATCTGA
- the LOC110525939 gene encoding ELMO domain-containing protein 3 isoform X1, whose amino-acid sequence MEEDSGVTSHTERCSCPLSSCSSMLPWLCLMMPLGLSPSSQGLNGVSHECKETEELTNGHSNHKPVINGLTPGHSVKEHANGSSLLKSLPISALKQNGLLQSLATGGEQPKTEEESAEVEQAREEWEALESIQPVVSEESSPTPLISFNEALQHFQTTDLGEVLKNIQPTIRRTGLAAITHFLFGPPRLHRELLEERDLVFAIAQCSLDNSQAVHMRVLQTIYKRLTGSKQDCPRFGTHWENVGFQGTDPATDLRGTGFLGLMHTLYLVMDPETLPLARDIYKLSQHPTQNFPFCVMSINMTRIALHALREEALSKECNRRQQVVGVLNEFYVATFLHLYQLWKSQQKTISDSGFVLKEVELFAKKNPKQMLRRLDIFLRERRSGGAPRASPDPMAQQPSPCLGERGARSEGTRGKEMHFTGVCELTPDMEGEARLI is encoded by the exons ATGGAAGAGGACAGCGGTGTCACATCACACACGGAG AGATGTTCCTGCCCCCTTTCTTCCTGTTCTTCCATGCTACCCTGGCTGTGTCTGATGATGCCTCTCggtctgtccccctcctctcagGGTCTGAATGGTGTGTCACATGAATGTAAAGAGACAGAGGAGCTAACCAATGGCCACTCTAACCACAAACCT GTGATTAATGGACTGACGCCAGGTCATAGTGTCAAAGAGCACGCCAATGGCAGTTCACTGCTCAAGTCTCTGCCA ATTTCAGCTCTGAAGCAGAATGGCCTTCTGCAGTCTCTGGCTACAGGAGGAGAACAGCCCAAGACTGAAG aggAGAGTGCGGAGGTGGAGCAGGCtcgagaggagtgggaggctctaGAGAGTATCCAACCAG TGGTCAGTGAGGAGTCCAGTCctactcctctcatctcctttaaTGAGGCGTTGCAGCACTTCCAGACTACAGACCTTGGCGAGGTGCTG aAGAACATCCAGCCCACCATCCGTAGGACGGGTCTGGCCGCTATCACACACTTCCTGTTCGGCCCGCCGCGACTTCACCGAGAACTACTGGAGGAGAGGGACCTGGTCTTCGCCATCGCacagt GTTCTTTGGATAACAGTCAGGCTGTACACATGCGTGTTCTACAGACCATCTATAAGAGGCTGACAGGCAGCAAGCAGGACTGTCCTCGGTTCGGCACCCACTGGGAGAATGTGGGCTTTCAAG gtacGGACCCAGCCACAGACCTGCGTGGTACAGGTTTCCTGGGGCTGATGCACACCCTGTACCTGGTGATGGACCCTGAGACTCTGCCTCTAGCCAGAGACATCTACAAGCTGTCCCAACATCCCacacag AACTTTCCGTTCTGTGTGATGTCCATCAACATGACTCGTATCGCCCTGCATGCACTCAGAGAAGAGGCCCTCTCCAA GGAGTGTAACCGTCGACAGCAGGTAGTGGGGGTGTTGAACGAGTTCTATGTTGCCACGTTCCTGCACCTCTACCAGCTTTGGAAGAGCCAGCAGAAGACTATCTCTGACTCTGGCTTCGTCCTCAAAG AAGTGGAGCTGTTTGCCAAAAAGAACCCCAAGCAGATGCTGCGTCGGCTTGACATCTTCCTGAGGGAGAGAAGGTCGGGCGGCGCCCCCCGGGCCTCCCCAGACCCCATGGCCCAGCAACCCTCACCCTGCCTGGGGGAGAGAGGTGCCAGGTCTGAGGGAACCAGAGGCAAGGAGATGCACTTCACTGGAGTGTGTGAGCTGACCccagacatggagggagaggccAGGCTCATCTGA